The following are encoded in a window of Halosolutus halophilus genomic DNA:
- a CDS encoding antitoxin VapB family protein produces MSKNIAISDDVYRELKREKGDRSFSDVIRDHLEERRQLADVTGVGVLDRETYDAVKEDVGQLSRGALEDLDDETL; encoded by the coding sequence ATGAGCAAGAACATCGCGATCTCCGACGACGTTTATCGCGAACTCAAACGCGAGAAGGGAGATCGCAGTTTCAGCGACGTCATTAGAGACCACCTCGAAGAGCGTCGCCAACTCGCCGACGTCACGGGCGTGGGCGTACTCGATCGCGAGACGTACGACGCCGTCAAGGAAGATGTCGGACAGTTGAGTCGCGGTGCGCTCGAGGACCTCGACGATGAAACTCTGTGA